In the Flagellimonas sp. MMG031 genome, one interval contains:
- a CDS encoding ABC transporter permease: MFKNHLNIAWRTIKKDKLFTFIKIGGFAVGIAACLLIALFIRNEISYDEHYIKKDQIYRVVFQGEVQGEVMKSTHFQLPFADALQSDFPEITKAGKVNTIEIFGAGKRGMRVSGQNENTFEEDFILADQEAFDILEIQLDEGNPQTALSRPSSIVMSRSKADKYFPNGDALQQTIFLDNDTSKPYTVTGIMEDVPENSHLDFDFLLPIEDTNQNWTNQNYFTYVLVNPNTDIPALEQKMSLIVEKYIIPAQIKRGRSADFIDVLRTAEYKLQPVTDIYLKSDLKMQDGLKHGDIKFVWLFAAIAVFVLLLAIINFINLSTAKSANRAKEVGLRKTIGAFRNNLVGQFLTESMIFSIISFVLGVGLAWVLLPTFNQIAAKNMELPLSEWWFLPILLVAALLVGVLAGLYPAFYLSAFRPVNVLKGTLSVGSKSGRLRSGLVIFQFTTSVILIIGTLIIYRQMDFIVSKELGYDKERVVVLEGTNILGNKMEAFKEQLEGLSQVKSVTATNYLPIDGGSRNGNTFMVDGQDDGGRGVPAQKWRVDYDYIETLGIQLEKGRNFSKEYAYDSINSIVINSKMASELGLKDPIGKKLDNNSQVFTIIGVIEDFHFKSLKEDISSLSLVIGKDVGAVSIKLEKGNPAEALASVEQVWNRTIPNQAMNYTFLEEEFAQMHADVQRMGSIFNSFALFAILVACLGLFALSAFMVEQRRKEISIRRVLGAPFKNIYQLLTLDFLKLILISIGIAIPIGWYLMNRWLEGFAYHINIGWEIFSLAALIALGVAIVTISYQSIGAALLKPTKGLRTE; encoded by the coding sequence ATGTTCAAAAACCACCTAAATATTGCCTGGAGGACCATTAAAAAGGACAAGCTCTTCACGTTTATCAAGATTGGAGGCTTTGCCGTAGGTATTGCCGCCTGCCTTTTGATCGCTCTTTTTATCCGAAACGAAATCAGTTATGATGAACACTATATAAAAAAGGACCAGATCTACCGGGTGGTTTTTCAAGGAGAGGTCCAAGGCGAAGTGATGAAGAGCACCCATTTTCAATTGCCCTTTGCCGATGCGCTCCAATCCGATTTTCCAGAAATCACCAAGGCGGGCAAAGTCAATACCATTGAGATTTTTGGTGCTGGCAAAAGAGGAATGCGGGTAAGTGGACAAAACGAGAACACTTTTGAAGAGGACTTTATTCTGGCCGATCAAGAGGCTTTTGATATCTTGGAAATCCAGCTGGATGAAGGCAACCCCCAAACGGCACTTTCACGACCCAGCAGTATTGTGATGTCTCGCTCCAAGGCGGATAAATACTTTCCAAACGGAGATGCCCTGCAGCAGACCATTTTTTTGGACAATGATACCTCCAAGCCTTACACGGTTACGGGAATTATGGAAGATGTGCCGGAGAACTCGCACTTGGATTTTGACTTTTTGTTGCCCATTGAGGACACGAATCAAAATTGGACCAACCAGAATTATTTTACCTACGTACTGGTAAACCCGAATACGGACATCCCGGCGTTGGAACAGAAAATGTCCTTGATTGTCGAAAAATATATCATTCCGGCCCAAATAAAAAGAGGGCGTTCGGCCGACTTTATCGATGTGCTGAGAACAGCGGAATACAAGCTTCAACCGGTTACCGATATTTATTTGAAATCCGACCTTAAAATGCAGGATGGCCTAAAGCACGGGGACATTAAGTTTGTTTGGCTGTTTGCGGCCATTGCCGTTTTTGTGCTGTTGTTGGCCATCATCAACTTCATCAACCTTTCCACCGCCAAATCAGCGAATCGGGCCAAGGAGGTGGGGTTGCGAAAAACCATCGGGGCCTTTCGCAACAATTTGGTGGGGCAGTTTCTCACGGAATCGATGATTTTCAGCATCATTTCGTTCGTTTTGGGTGTTGGATTAGCCTGGGTGCTACTCCCTACCTTCAACCAAATAGCCGCCAAAAACATGGAACTGCCTTTGTCCGAATGGTGGTTTCTTCCCATCCTGCTTGTAGCCGCTCTTTTGGTGGGGGTTTTGGCAGGGCTCTACCCCGCTTTCTATTTGTCGGCCTTTAGGCCCGTAAATGTTTTAAAGGGAACCCTGAGCGTAGGCAGCAAAAGCGGAAGGTTGCGCAGCGGATTGGTCATATTTCAATTTACCACTTCGGTCATTTTGATTATCGGCACCTTGATCATTTATCGCCAGATGGATTTTATCGTCAGCAAAGAACTTGGCTATGATAAGGAGCGTGTGGTCGTGTTGGAAGGAACCAACATCTTAGGGAACAAAATGGAAGCTTTTAAGGAGCAATTGGAGGGACTATCGCAAGTAAAGAGTGTAACAGCCACCAATTATTTGCCCATTGATGGTGGGAGCAGAAACGGCAACACTTTTATGGTGGACGGTCAGGATGATGGCGGAAGGGGTGTGCCTGCACAAAAATGGCGTGTCGATTATGATTATATCGAAACCCTAGGAATTCAGCTGGAAAAAGGGAGGAACTTCTCCAAAGAATATGCCTATGATTCCATCAACTCCATTGTAATCAACAGCAAAATGGCCTCCGAACTGGGATTGAAAGATCCCATCGGCAAGAAATTGGACAATAACAGCCAAGTATTTACCATTATTGGGGTAATCGAGGACTTTCACTTTAAGTCTTTAAAAGAGGATATTTCGTCATTGTCGTTGGTCATTGGGAAAGATGTAGGAGCCGTTTCCATAAAATTGGAAAAGGGAAATCCTGCAGAAGCACTGGCCTCGGTGGAGCAGGTGTGGAACCGTACGATTCCCAACCAAGCGATGAACTACACCTTTTTGGAAGAAGAGTTCGCCCAAATGCATGCCGATGTGCAACGTATGGGAAGCATCTTTAACAGTTTTGCCCTTTTTGCCATTCTTGTGGCCTGTTTGGGACTTTTTGCCCTCTCGGCCTTTATGGTGGAACAGCGCAGAAAGGAGATCAGTATCCGCCGGGTTTTGGGAGCACCGTTCAAGAACATATACCAATTGCTCACCCTCGATTTTTTAAAGCTGATCCTTATTTCCATCGGAATTGCGATTCCTATTGGTTGGTATTTGATGAACCGGTGGTTGGAAGGATTTGCATACCACATCAACATAGGCTGGGAAATATTTTCCCTGGCGGCACTTATAGCGCTCGGCGTAGCGATTGTAACCATTAGCTATCAATCCATTGGGGCGGCGCTCTTGAAGCCCACCAAAGGCTTGCGAACGGAATAA
- a CDS encoding ABC transporter ATP-binding protein: MIQITNLKKSFRTEEVETLALNGVNLKVEEGEFVAIMGPSGCGKSTLLNIIGMLDNPTEGSYNFAGHEVGGLKESQRTQLRKGNLGFVFQSFNLIDELTVFENVELPLIYLKMNKAERREKVQKVLERMKIAHREKHFPQQLSGGQQQRVAIARAVVTNPKLILADEPTGNLDSKNGIEVMNLLTELNQEGTTIVMVTHSDHDSHYAHRVINLFDGQIVTESQNKPLKSMV, from the coding sequence ATGATACAGATTACTAACCTTAAAAAAAGCTTCCGCACCGAGGAGGTAGAGACCTTGGCCCTCAACGGGGTGAACCTCAAAGTGGAAGAAGGCGAATTCGTGGCCATTATGGGACCGTCCGGTTGCGGAAAATCAACCTTGTTGAACATTATCGGTATGCTGGACAACCCTACTGAAGGGAGCTATAACTTTGCGGGCCACGAAGTGGGCGGACTCAAAGAAAGCCAACGCACCCAGTTGAGAAAAGGAAATTTGGGCTTTGTGTTCCAAAGCTTTAACCTGATCGATGAGCTCACCGTATTCGAAAATGTAGAACTGCCCTTGATCTACCTTAAAATGAACAAGGCAGAGCGCAGGGAAAAAGTACAAAAGGTACTCGAGCGCATGAAAATCGCCCATAGGGAAAAGCACTTTCCACAACAGCTGTCTGGAGGTCAACAACAGAGAGTGGCCATTGCCAGAGCCGTTGTGACGAACCCAAAACTGATCCTGGCGGATGAGCCCACAGGTAACCTAGATTCCAAAAACGGAATTGAGGTGATGAACCTGTTAACGGAACTCAACCAAGAAGGAACTACCATCGTAATGGTGACCCACTCCGATCATGATTCACATTACGCCCACAGGGTAATCAACCTGTTTGACGGGCAAATTGTAACAGAAAGCCAAAACAAACCATTGAAAAGCATGGTATAG
- a CDS encoding efflux RND transporter periplasmic adaptor subunit: MDIQLEKKKGLQPKHYGYIALGILLLFVGYKLIFASSVSTFRTEKERLSISTVTDGKFDDYITINGNVAPIATIYMDAYEGGRVSEKLIEEGSMVKKGDIILKLENMVLYEQILASESNLALKQNDLRSTKLTFDSRQVEGRRSLATAEYDLQRLKRNYEQNEELYQDELISKEAYLLSKENYELAKKQYEIVKLQTEQDDELRETSLKGLDADLDRMQKTLSMVYERLDHLNVRAPADGQLGFLDAEIGQNISQGQRIGQINVLTDFKIEADIDEHYIDRVKRDLSAVLERNGNEYKLRLRKVYPEVRNGRFRVDLVFVDDRPETIRAGQSYNIRLQLGESNDALLLPKGGFFQSTGGQWVFVVNPNGDEAIKRNVRLGKQNSRYYEVLEGLQPGEQVITSNYDSFGDAERIVLQ; encoded by the coding sequence ATGGATATACAATTAGAAAAGAAAAAAGGACTACAACCCAAGCATTATGGATATATCGCACTAGGGATATTGCTGTTGTTTGTGGGCTACAAATTGATTTTTGCCAGTTCGGTGTCCACTTTCAGAACGGAAAAGGAACGTTTGTCGATTTCCACGGTGACCGATGGAAAGTTTGATGACTATATCACCATTAATGGCAACGTGGCCCCGATTGCAACCATTTATATGGATGCCTACGAGGGCGGAAGGGTTTCCGAAAAATTGATAGAGGAGGGCTCGATGGTCAAAAAAGGGGACATTATCCTGAAGTTGGAGAACATGGTCCTTTATGAGCAAATTTTGGCAAGTGAGAGCAATTTGGCACTCAAGCAAAACGATTTACGCTCCACTAAACTTACTTTCGATTCCCGCCAAGTGGAGGGAAGACGGTCTTTGGCCACTGCCGAGTATGATTTGCAACGGTTGAAGCGGAACTACGAACAGAACGAGGAGCTGTACCAGGACGAATTGATTTCCAAAGAGGCCTATTTACTGTCCAAAGAAAACTATGAACTGGCCAAAAAGCAATATGAAATTGTGAAACTGCAGACCGAGCAGGACGATGAGCTGCGGGAAACCTCACTCAAAGGCTTGGATGCCGACTTGGATAGGATGCAAAAAACCTTGTCCATGGTGTACGAGCGTTTGGATCACTTGAACGTTCGGGCCCCAGCAGACGGACAGTTGGGCTTTTTGGACGCAGAAATCGGTCAAAACATATCCCAGGGCCAACGTATTGGACAGATCAACGTACTGACCGATTTTAAGATCGAGGCCGATATTGATGAGCATTATATCGATAGGGTAAAAAGAGATCTTTCGGCAGTCTTGGAACGCAACGGCAACGAATACAAACTGCGATTACGCAAAGTATACCCCGAAGTTAGGAACGGTAGGTTCCGTGTAGATTTGGTTTTTGTGGACGACAGGCCTGAGACCATCCGTGCAGGTCAGAGTTACAATATTCGACTGCAGCTAGGCGAATCCAACGATGCTTTATTGTTGCCCAAGGGCGGTTTCTTCCAGAGTACCGGGGGCCAATGGGTATTTGTGGTCAACCCCAACGGGGACGAGGCCATCAAACGAAATGTACGTTTGGGCAAGCAAAACTCAAGATATTATGAGGTCTTGGAGGGCCTTCAACCCGGGGAACAGGTGATTACTAGCAACTACGACAGTTTTGGTGATGCGGAACGAATCGTGCTCCAATGA
- a CDS encoding TolC family protein: MESSLAQEITMNLKTYITTLLLFASAVVSAQQVWTLDECVAYAIKNNLQINDFELNTDSNKESYRQSVRNLLPIINGFADYSINFGRSINPENNSFVNTEFFSNNYSLQSSFDLFQGFQKINNIKASKFLYKATQEESLQQKYLLAFRVMSAYYDIQFIQGLIDIAKEQVQISQTNYDLVKKQVELGVMAGADLYEAESLLYADSLALTQNENRLKAAKLTLLQAMNIEGQNDIKLQPELIAAGSFEKTEAMVSDSIFVAAKDFMPSIKAQEFRVKAATKQLSATRGGLYPSISLQGGIGTGYFETIRDSLGTTIPFRDQIRDNTFKFIGASLNVPIFGGWASRSRVKQQKIALERAKNNAKITEQELYQIIQQLVQEHEALMAETVQRKREWSLRPLPLPLLKNATKRE; the protein is encoded by the coding sequence ATGGAAAGTAGTTTGGCACAGGAAATCACTATGAATTTAAAAACATACATAACAACATTACTTTTATTTGCATCCGCGGTGGTGTCGGCTCAGCAAGTCTGGACATTGGATGAGTGCGTGGCCTACGCCATAAAAAACAATCTCCAAATCAATGACTTTGAGCTGAACACTGATTCAAACAAGGAGTCCTATCGCCAATCTGTCCGCAATCTGTTGCCCATAATCAACGGGTTTGCCGATTACAGCATAAATTTTGGTAGATCGATCAACCCAGAGAACAACAGTTTTGTGAATACTGAATTCTTCTCCAACAATTATTCCCTACAATCGTCCTTCGACCTTTTTCAGGGGTTCCAAAAAATAAACAATATCAAGGCTTCTAAGTTTTTGTACAAGGCGACCCAAGAAGAAAGTCTTCAGCAGAAGTATTTATTGGCTTTTAGGGTCATGTCTGCCTATTACGACATCCAATTTATCCAAGGGCTTATCGACATCGCGAAGGAGCAGGTACAAATATCCCAGACCAATTACGATTTGGTCAAAAAGCAGGTGGAACTCGGGGTGATGGCAGGGGCCGATTTATATGAGGCAGAATCCTTGTTGTATGCGGACAGCTTAGCGTTAACCCAAAATGAGAACAGGTTGAAAGCGGCAAAGCTTACCTTGTTGCAAGCCATGAACATTGAGGGCCAAAACGATATCAAATTGCAGCCTGAACTTATCGCGGCAGGTTCTTTTGAAAAGACTGAAGCTATGGTTTCGGACTCCATATTTGTTGCCGCCAAAGATTTTATGCCGTCGATAAAGGCACAAGAATTTCGGGTAAAGGCCGCAACAAAACAATTATCGGCAACGCGAGGCGGTCTTTACCCTTCCATTAGCTTGCAGGGGGGAATCGGCACCGGATACTTTGAAACCATAAGGGACTCTTTGGGCACTACCATTCCTTTTAGGGACCAAATACGTGACAATACCTTCAAATTTATTGGGGCTTCCCTGAACGTTCCAATATTTGGTGGATGGGCCAGCCGTTCCCGGGTGAAGCAACAGAAAATAGCTTTGGAAAGAGCAAAGAACAATGCCAAAATTACCGAGCAGGAGCTATATCAGATTATTCAACAATTGGTGCAAGAGCACGAAGCTTTGATGGCGGAGACGGTACAACGCAAAAGGGAATGGAGTCTCAGGCCCTTGCCTTTGCCATTGCTCAAAAACGCTACGAAAAGGGAATGA
- a CDS encoding sigma-54 dependent transcriptional regulator — protein MVDAHILVVDDNKSVLSALEILLQFEYKSVQTIFNPNQISSFPNLEDIDIVLLDMNFSAGVNTGNEGLYWLNEIKKRSPHTSVIMMTAYGAVDLAVRALKQGASDFVLKPWNNERLMTTVKSAYELRKSKQEIHNLKKKENNLKQVINEGRNYIIGKSKALTTVLNLVAKVAKTDVNVLITGENGTGKELIARELHRLSTRKDEVFIGVDMGSIAENLFESELFGHTKGSFTDAKEDRAGKFEAAHQGSLFLDEIGNLSLQMQAKLLSSIQNKSVVRVGSNKPINVDIRLICATNCNLEQMVADGLFREDLLYRINTIHIEVPPLRERDDDILVLADFFLKKFAHKYDKSGLRMNQLAQEKLMEYPWPGNIRELQHTMERAVILSDGSVLKPSDFLLHAKPMQSMDSEPMTLNEMEQQMILRALEQNEGNYSAAAEQLGISRQTLYNKLKKKND, from the coding sequence ATGGTCGATGCCCATATTTTAGTGGTCGATGATAACAAAAGTGTACTGAGCGCTTTGGAGATCCTCCTTCAGTTTGAATACAAAAGTGTGCAGACCATTTTTAACCCGAACCAGATTTCCTCTTTCCCAAATCTCGAGGATATTGACATTGTGTTGTTGGACATGAACTTTTCCGCCGGGGTGAATACGGGAAACGAAGGGTTGTATTGGCTCAATGAAATCAAAAAGAGGTCTCCCCATACTTCCGTGATTATGATGACCGCCTACGGAGCGGTGGACCTTGCCGTGAGGGCCCTCAAACAAGGCGCTTCCGATTTTGTGCTCAAACCTTGGAACAACGAGCGTTTGATGACCACGGTAAAATCTGCCTACGAACTGAGAAAATCCAAGCAGGAAATCCACAACCTGAAGAAAAAGGAGAACAATTTAAAGCAGGTCATCAACGAGGGGCGAAATTACATCATCGGTAAATCCAAAGCATTGACCACCGTGCTCAACTTGGTGGCCAAGGTAGCCAAGACAGATGTAAATGTCTTGATTACAGGGGAAAACGGTACGGGAAAGGAATTGATTGCTCGGGAACTGCACCGTTTATCTACCCGGAAGGACGAGGTTTTTATTGGGGTGGATATGGGGTCCATTGCCGAAAATCTGTTCGAGAGTGAACTTTTTGGGCATACCAAAGGCTCTTTCACCGATGCCAAGGAAGATAGGGCGGGCAAATTTGAGGCCGCCCACCAAGGCAGTCTTTTTTTGGATGAAATTGGGAACCTTTCATTACAAATGCAGGCCAAACTCTTGTCGTCCATCCAAAATAAATCAGTAGTTCGCGTAGGGTCCAACAAACCTATCAATGTGGATATTCGTTTGATTTGTGCCACCAATTGCAATCTGGAGCAAATGGTTGCCGATGGACTGTTCCGGGAGGATTTGCTGTACCGCATCAACACCATCCACATAGAAGTGCCGCCTTTGCGAGAACGTGATGATGATATTTTGGTACTTGCCGATTTTTTCCTGAAAAAGTTTGCCCATAAATACGATAAAAGCGGTTTGCGGATGAACCAATTGGCCCAAGAAAAGCTGATGGAGTACCCTTGGCCCGGAAACATACGGGAATTGCAGCATACCATGGAACGTGCCGTAATCCTCTCAGATGGTAGTGTGCTGAAACCCTCCGATTTTTTATTGCATGCCAAGCCCATGCAATCCATGGACAGTGAACCCATGACCCTAAATGAAATGGAACAACAGATGATTCTAAGGGCATTGGAACAAAACGAGGGCAATTACAGTGCCGCGGCCGAACAATTGGGCATTTCAAGGCAAACACTCTACAACAAGTTGAAGAAAAAGAACGACTGA
- a CDS encoding ATP-binding protein has translation MASRNFYIQLIVRVVFLTLTAIAMAFSLAYLWYFTMGVCALALVIQVFSLITFINRTNRKIAYFFDAIKNEDFTLRFPESVTIESFKELNRSLNRVNGLIHEVHLQLQIREQYYQEILKQASIGIMTFNAKGHILFANPTLEQLLDYTPLNHIKQLKQVDEKLYEIFKDFKPFQRKLFQLSNEREQTQLALKSSPLKLDGQELLLVVAQDIHKELDEKETESWVRLIRVLTHEIMNTITPITSISDSIIKYYRKGSKITPLEELEESQIKNTLKGLEVIKEQGGDLMDFVQSYRSLLHVPDPNKILVKGKALLDKIDVLMSARLTDGNSAFKTVCNPENLEFYIDEKQISQVLINLAKNALQSVENTENGKVLIVAGTDENGSKFIDVIDNGPGIPPEVMDEIFVPFFTTKSEGTGIGLSLSKRVMQLHGGGIQVRSVPHKETVFRLTFA, from the coding sequence ATGGCGAGCAGAAATTTTTACATCCAGCTCATTGTCCGCGTAGTGTTTCTCACTCTTACGGCCATCGCCATGGCCTTTTCATTGGCCTACCTTTGGTACTTTACCATGGGGGTTTGTGCGCTTGCCTTGGTAATACAGGTGTTTTCCCTAATCACCTTTATCAACAGGACCAATAGGAAAATTGCCTACTTTTTTGATGCCATCAAGAACGAAGATTTTACATTGCGCTTTCCTGAGAGCGTTACCATAGAGTCCTTTAAGGAACTCAACCGTAGCCTGAATCGGGTGAACGGCTTGATCCATGAGGTCCATTTGCAGTTGCAGATACGGGAACAATACTATCAGGAAATTTTGAAGCAGGCCAGTATCGGGATTATGACCTTCAACGCAAAAGGACACATCCTCTTTGCCAACCCCACCTTGGAGCAGTTGTTGGACTACACGCCCCTCAACCACATCAAACAGCTAAAACAAGTAGATGAAAAACTCTACGAAATCTTCAAGGATTTTAAACCCTTTCAGCGAAAGCTGTTTCAACTGTCCAACGAAAGGGAACAGACCCAATTGGCCTTGAAGTCGTCGCCCTTAAAACTGGACGGGCAGGAGCTGCTATTGGTGGTGGCACAGGATATTCACAAGGAACTGGACGAAAAGGAAACCGAGTCTTGGGTGCGTCTTATCCGGGTGCTCACGCATGAAATTATGAACACTATTACCCCGATTACCTCAATATCCGACTCCATCATCAAATATTATCGCAAGGGAAGCAAGATCACGCCCTTGGAGGAATTGGAAGAGAGCCAGATAAAAAATACGCTCAAAGGCTTGGAGGTGATCAAGGAACAAGGTGGCGATTTGATGGATTTTGTGCAATCCTATAGAAGTCTGCTGCATGTACCGGACCCCAACAAAATCCTTGTAAAAGGGAAAGCACTTCTGGATAAGATAGATGTGCTTATGTCCGCTCGGCTCACCGATGGCAACAGTGCATTTAAAACGGTATGCAATCCGGAAAACCTTGAATTTTATATTGATGAAAAACAGATTTCCCAAGTATTGATCAATTTGGCGAAAAACGCATTGCAATCTGTGGAAAACACCGAAAACGGTAAGGTGCTGATAGTGGCCGGAACCGATGAAAACGGCTCTAAATTTATTGATGTGATAGATAATGGCCCTGGCATCCCGCCCGAGGTAATGGACGAAATTTTTGTGCCCTTCTTCACCACCAAAAGCGAGGGAACCGGTATTGGATTAAGTCTTTCCAAACGAGTTATGCAACTTCATGGTGGAGGCATACAAGTACGTTCCGTACCCCATAAAGAAACGGTTTTCCGACTTACCTTTGCCTAA
- a CDS encoding 3-oxoacyl-ACP synthase, giving the protein MKKALLEFCWEYVDERMARLKKQSDELQESLGSETKSSAGDKHETGRAMVQLEQEKLGQQLQEVDATRSILKKINIEKPSEKIRLGSLVKTSMATYFIAISAGAFKYNDTTVYCISASAPIAQLLLGRKKGESFAFNGKEQSVLEVD; this is encoded by the coding sequence ATGAAAAAAGCCCTTTTGGAATTTTGTTGGGAATACGTTGACGAGCGAATGGCGCGGCTCAAAAAACAGAGCGATGAGCTCCAAGAATCTCTGGGTTCCGAAACCAAAAGTTCGGCAGGGGATAAGCACGAAACGGGTAGGGCCATGGTGCAATTGGAACAGGAAAAACTGGGTCAACAATTACAGGAAGTCGATGCTACCCGAAGCATTCTCAAAAAAATCAATATTGAAAAGCCGTCGGAAAAAATACGTTTGGGGTCTTTGGTAAAAACAAGTATGGCCACTTATTTCATCGCTATATCGGCAGGGGCTTTTAAATATAATGATACAACTGTTTACTGTATTTCAGCAAGCGCACCCATAGCGCAATTGTTGTTGGGTAGGAAAAAGGGTGAAAGCTTTGCTTTTAACGGAAAGGAGCAATCGGTTTTGGAGGTAGATTAG
- a CDS encoding GreA/GreB family elongation factor has protein sequence MKYGSLIMEKKDYLTLKRILNFHRYYEDYAHKDALEQLGDRIDKALVEDDSDMPDDVVRLNSKVTVEFLHGERKTFQLVPSTRDDLKKNMISVVSTLGASLVGLAVDDRIQLGLPSDIKSFKIVGVEQSHQVSSSFDL, from the coding sequence ATGAAATACGGAAGCCTTATCATGGAAAAGAAGGATTATCTAACGTTGAAACGAATACTGAACTTTCACAGGTATTATGAGGACTATGCCCATAAAGATGCTTTGGAGCAATTGGGCGATAGGATTGACAAAGCATTGGTGGAAGATGATTCCGATATGCCCGACGATGTGGTTCGATTGAACTCCAAAGTAACAGTGGAGTTCCTGCATGGCGAAAGGAAAACGTTTCAACTGGTCCCATCGACTCGGGACGATCTTAAAAAGAATATGATTTCCGTAGTGAGTACGCTGGGAGCGAGTTTGGTCGGACTTGCGGTGGACGATCGAATACAGTTAGGCCTTCCATCAGATATCAAATCCTTTAAGATAGTCGGCGTAGAACAGTCGCACCAAGTATCATCCAGTTTTGATTTATGA
- a CDS encoding sigma-54 dependent transcriptional regulator: MLKKENILLVDDDIDILELLQRHLKSMDYHTYKAVSVKEALYILKDTEIDLLVTDINMPEIDGLELVKYVAEHYPHMPKLVVTGFPSVEDASSVIKHGATDYLTKPFTKVELELAVKKALASKESKKTDKTPPAIPVATNGYSDMIGNSEAFQKVTQIIDRVKDNRATVLVRGESGTGKELVARSIHYSGKFSRAPFIAVNCGAIPENLLEAELFGYTKGAFTGANENRDGFFQAAHRGTIFLDEIGNASLPVQNRLLRVLQEKEVTKIGSQKPEKLDVRVIAATNSDLDELIQKKTFREDLFYRLSVVTVEVPPLRERPSDIPLLVEQFLQKYGVEYKDRFVRITDDALEVLKRYSWPGNIRELENVVQRAVIMCDGEITLQHLPDVLKYKIDFPKKGFKTLQQKEKEYIQEVLLSTQGNKTKAAEILGINRKTLREKLK; the protein is encoded by the coding sequence TTGCTAAAAAAGGAGAACATATTGCTGGTCGATGACGATATCGACATTTTGGAATTGCTGCAACGGCACCTAAAGTCAATGGATTACCATACCTATAAGGCGGTTTCGGTCAAGGAAGCGCTTTATATCCTAAAGGATACAGAGATTGACCTATTGGTGACGGACATCAATATGCCGGAGATCGATGGGCTGGAATTGGTGAAATATGTGGCGGAACATTATCCCCATATGCCCAAGTTGGTGGTGACGGGATTTCCATCTGTCGAAGATGCATCGAGTGTGATCAAGCACGGGGCAACGGATTATTTGACCAAACCTTTTACCAAAGTTGAGCTGGAGCTGGCCGTAAAAAAAGCACTTGCCAGTAAGGAATCAAAGAAAACAGATAAAACACCACCGGCAATACCTGTGGCCACCAACGGGTATTCCGATATGATCGGAAACTCCGAAGCCTTCCAAAAAGTGACCCAAATCATAGATCGGGTAAAAGACAATCGAGCCACGGTCTTGGTTCGCGGCGAAAGCGGAACTGGAAAGGAGCTGGTGGCAAGATCCATTCATTACTCCGGCAAGTTTTCCCGGGCACCCTTTATCGCAGTGAATTGTGGGGCCATTCCCGAGAATCTGTTGGAGGCCGAACTTTTTGGCTATACCAAAGGTGCATTCACGGGCGCCAACGAGAATCGTGATGGCTTTTTTCAGGCGGCGCACAGGGGCACTATTTTTTTGGATGAAATCGGAAATGCCTCCTTGCCTGTTCAAAATAGGTTGCTACGTGTGCTCCAAGAAAAGGAAGTCACCAAAATAGGCTCTCAAAAACCCGAAAAATTGGACGTTCGTGTCATTGCCGCCACCAACAGTGATTTGGACGAACTGATTCAGAAAAAAACCTTTAGGGAAGATCTTTTTTATCGATTATCGGTTGTGACCGTTGAGGTGCCGCCGCTGAGGGAGCGACCTTCGGATATTCCGCTGCTGGTGGAGCAATTTCTCCAAAAGTACGGAGTAGAGTACAAAGACCGCTTTGTTCGTATTACTGATGATGCCCTTGAAGTTTTAAAACGATATTCTTGGCCAGGCAATATCCGTGAACTGGAAAATGTGGTGCAGCGGGCCGTGATTATGTGCGATGGCGAAATCACATTGCAGCATCTGCCCGATGTGCTCAAGTACAAAATCGATTTCCCTAAAAAGGGATTCAAAACACTCCAACAAAAAGAAAAGGAATACATTCAAGAAGTGCTCCTTTCCACACAGGGCAACAAAACCAAAGCTGCCGAAATTTTGGGCATCAATCGTAAAACACTACGCGAAAAATTGAAATAA